The following coding sequences lie in one Salifodinibacter halophilus genomic window:
- a CDS encoding conjugal transfer protein TraB, with amino-acid sequence ERVIEEEKPDAVAVELDEGRYRQMKGGTPDEIAPADLLQGSMALQFLAYWLLSYVQQRMGERFDIDPGADMLAAVEKAEAVGSE; translated from the coding sequence CGAACGCGTCATCGAGGAGGAAAAACCCGATGCGGTGGCGGTCGAGCTCGACGAGGGGCGCTACCGGCAGATGAAGGGCGGGACACCGGACGAGATTGCGCCCGCCGACCTCCTACAGGGGAGCATGGCGCTCCAGTTCCTCGCGTACTGGCTGCTCTCCTACGTCCAACAGCGGATGGGTGAGCGCTTCGACATCGACCCCGGCGCGGACATGCTCGCGGCGGTCGAAAAGGCCGAGGCAGTCGGCTCGGAG